The Actinomycetota bacterium genome segment AATATAATAAGCATATTAATATTAAATTTATTATAGAGACTGGAGTACTGACCAAAGAGGAAGTAAAGAGGGTCTGCAAAATTATAGAAGAAGCAGGGGCGGACTTTATTGAGACTTCTACCGGCTTTGGCGTAAGGGGAGTTGAGCTGGACGACATAAGGCTTATCAGGGAAGTGGTAACCAGGAATATTGGAGTGAAGGCTTCTGGAGGCATAAGGACTTTTGCCGATGCCCAAGCCTTAATTGATGCAGGGGCTACCAGGCTGGGTACCAGTAGCGGCATAACTATAATGGAGGAGTATTCCAGTTTTTTTGATAAATAAAAATGTCTTCCTATAAAGCTAAAGCTTTGATTTTAAGAACTTATAAGCTGGGTGAATATGACAAGATAGTAAAAATGTATTCGCAAGCATCCGGCTTAATAAGTGCCGTGGCCAAGGGGGCCAGAAAATCAAGAAGCAGGTTTGGGGGAAGGCTGGAGCTATTTAACCTTATAGACCTGGAGATGTATGGCGGCAAATCTTTGGATATATTATCTCAGGCAGAAATTATTGAGAGCTTTAAGAACATATCCAGCGATTTCAGCCGCTTTGTTTTTTGCCAGCTTATAGCCAAAATTATATTAAAAACCCAGTCTGGTATAAGTGAACCTAACCCCGACCTGTTCAAGCTTATTTATTTAAGCTTTAGAGAGATTAACTCAGTTTCTGTCGATGACATGGTTTCTTTAAAAAAGATTATGTGTTTTTTTATCGGGAAATTTCTGTTGCTTGCCGGATACAGCCCCTTGCTTGATTCATGCTGCCGCTGTAACACCAAACTGGAAAATGACTTTAATAGCGGGC includes the following:
- the recO gene encoding DNA repair protein RecO codes for the protein MSSYKAKALILRTYKLGEYDKIVKMYSQASGLISAVAKGARKSRSRFGGRLELFNLIDLEMYGGKSLDILSQAEIIESFKNISSDFSRFVFCQLIAKIILKTQSGISEPNPDLFKLIYLSFREINSVSVDDMVSLKKIMCFFIGKFLLLAGYSPLLDSCCRCNTKLENDFNSGHNRRVTLSYRLGGVVCSQCLSDGEGGTLLEAKSFRFLVSVFKLKIEDIRDIEIDASALKKVYKFLENYIIYHTGCDLESFKYLKKIGI